In Streptomyces rapamycinicus NRRL 5491, the genomic stretch TCGCGGAGACCGGCACCCTCGTGGTCGTGGAGTCCGAGGGCAACGGCCGGATGTGCCTGACCCTCCCCGAGACGCTGATCTCCGTCGTCGGCATCGAGAAGGTGGTCCCCACCTTCCAGGACCTGGAGGTCTTCCTACAGCTCCTGCCGCGCTCCTCGACCGCCGAGCGGATGAACCCGTACACGTCCACCTGGACCGGCACCACGGACGCCGACGGCCCGCGCGCCTTCCACCTCGTCCTGCTCGACAACGGCCGCACCGACACCCTCGCGGACACCGTGGGACGGCAGGCGCTGCGCTGCATCCGCTGCTCGGCGTGTCTCAATGTGTGCCCGGTGTACGAGCGGGCGGGCGGCCATGCGTACGGATCGGCGTACCCGGGCCCCATCGGCGCGATCCTCACCCCCCAACTGCGGGGCACCCAGAGCGAACTGGACGCCTCGCTCCCGTACGCCTCGTCCCTGTGCGGGGCGTGCTACGAGGTGTGCCCGGTCGCCATCGACATCCCGGAGATCCTGGTCCACCTGCGCGAGCGGGTGGTCGAGGGCGGCCCCGCCTCCGTCCGTGGCACCCGTACGGTCATCAAGCCCGCCAAGGGCCACGCCGCCGAGCGCGCCGCGATGCGCGCCGCCCGCTGGGCCCTGGACCACCCCCGGCTGCTGCGCACCGGCCAGCGGCTGGCCTCCCGCACCCGCCGCTTCCATCCGCGCCGGCTGCCCGGTCCGGGGCGGGCGTGGAGCGATACGCGGGAGCTGCCGAAGGTGCCGGAGGAGTCGTTCCGCGACTGGTGGCAGCGCACCCGGGGCGGGAGCGGCACCGGGAGCGGCACGGAGGGAAGGAAGAAGACCACATGACCTCGCGAGACCCCGGCTCCCGGAACCCCGGCGCACACCGCCCCGGCTCCCAAAACCGCGCCGCTCAAAATCCCGGCACCCAAAATCCCGGCACCCAAGACCCCGCCGCCCAACACCCCACCACCCAGGCCCTGGACTCGCGCGCCCTGGTCATGGCCCGCATCCGCCGTGCCCTGACCGATGTGCCGCGTACCGAGACACCCGGGGAGGTGCCGGTCGAGCGCACCTACCACCGCGTTCACGGCGACCGCACCGCCGCCCGGACCGTGGACCTCCTTGCGGAGAACCTGGCCGACTACCGTGCGCTCGTCCACCGCGCCGACGCCCCGTCGTCCCTCCCGGCCCTGATCGCCCGCCTCCTCGCCGACCGCGGCGCGACCAGCGTGGCCGTGCCCCCGGGCCTCCCCGGCTCCTGGCTCTCCGACGTCCCCGACACGGTGCGCCGGGTTCCGGACACGGCGGAGCTGACCCCGCACGACCTGGACGCGGTCTCCAGCGTGGTGACGGGCTGCGCGGTGGCCATCGCCGAGACGGGCACCGTGGTCCTGGACGCCGCCCCCGACCAGGGCCGTCGCCGCATCACCCTGGTGCCCGACCACCACATCTGCGTGATCCGCGTCACCGACCAGGTCGTGGACTCCGTCCCGGAGGCGCTCGAACGCCTGGACCCGGTCCGTCCGTTGACCTGGATCTCGGGACCGTCCGCGACCAGCGACATCGAACTGGACCGCGTGGAAGGCGTCCACGGCCCCCGCACCCTCGAAGTGATCCTCGCCGGGCCGGAATCCGCTGGTCAGAGCTGATGGAACGCCAGGGGAGCCCGGGAGGCATACCTCCACCATGGCGGGGCATATGCCATGGGGACATAGAGGGGAACACCTGCGCGGGGGATGCGGTCTTCCTCACATACCGCCGGTAACACCGCTGTTGGGCGGTTTACGCCGATGCCATTGTCGGTAGGGGCCTCTACTCTTATGGTCATGCGTCCGACTCCTACTCACCAACCTGCCTTACTGACCACACCCGCCACCGACCAGGCCAACGAGGCGATACGCGTCTTCCTCCGGGCCCGGGCCGGCCGGGCACTGCGGCCTTCGGAGCGGGCCGAGTACAGCCGGTTGCTGAAGATCTACACACGGGCGTTGCGCGGCGAGGTGGAAAAGGCCGCCTGAGCGGGCACGGGGGCGATGCGCGCAACGGCCCGCGCCACCCACGAAGGTGAAAGCGGCCGGCCACAGGTGAAAATCGGGGGGACGCCATGCGGGCGGTGGGGAAGGTCGTCTTAGGGGCACTGTCAGTGGGGCTCCTGGGGGTCGCCGGCTACGGCGGATACAACCTCTACACGGGCGTGACCGGCGGCGACACCACCGCGGCCCATGACGGTCCGGTGACCGGGGACGAGGCCCGGCGGACCGCGCGGGAGTTCCTGGACGCGTGGGCGGACGGCAACGACATGCTCGCCGCCGGGCTCACCAACGACGCCGAGTCGGCCATCGGCGCCCTCAGCGGCTATCGCGACGACGGGCATGTGAAGAGGGTGACGGCCACCCCGGGCACGGCGCGGGGCACCACGGTCCCGTTCACCATCAAGGCGCAAGTGGTCTTCGGCAAGGCCCGATCCAGCTGGACCTACACATCACGGCTGACCGTGGTGCGCGGCCGGACGACCAAGAAGCCGCTGGTCGACTGGCGGCCCTCCGTCCTCCACCCCGAGCTGGGCGCCAATGAGTCCGTACGGACGGATCTGGCGGACAATCCGCCGGTCCGGGTGCTGGACCGCGACGGCGAGGAGTTGCGGCAGGGCCGCTATCCCTCGCTCGACCCGGTGCTGATCGCGCTGCGTGCGAGATACGGGGCCGACGCGGGCGGCACGGCCCGGGTGGAGGTCTCGGCGGTCAAGCCCGACGGGACCGCCGGAGCCACGCTCCATGTGGTGACGAAGGGCACCCCGGGAACGCTGCGCACGACTCTCGACGCCGGGACGCAGCAGCGCGCGGAGAAGGCGGTGGCCACGCGCGACGGTGCCTCCGTGGTGGCGCTCAAGCCCAGCACCGGGGAGATCCTGGCGGTGGCCAACTCCGACCAGGCCGAGTTCAACGCCGCGTTGCAGGGGCAGACGGCACCGGGGTCCACGTTCAAGATAGTGACCGCGGCCACCCTGCTGGAGGCGGGCAGGGTCAGCCCGAGCCGCCCGGTGCCGTGCCCGAAGACGGCGGCGTACGCACAGGGCATGATGTTCCACAACGTCGAGGACAGCGAGAACCCGGCCGCCACCTTCGCCCAGGACTTCGCGGCGTCCTGCAACACCGCGTTCGTCTCGCTCGCCGGGGCCGTGCCCGATGGTGCGCTGGCCCAGGAGGCGCGGACCGTGTTCGGGCTCGGGCTGAACTGGCGGGTGGGGGTCACCACCTTCGACGGCGAGGTGCCGAACGGAAGCGGCGACGACAAGGCCGCGGCCATGATCGGCCAGGGCACGGTCCAGATGAACCCGCTCACCATCGCCTCGGTCGCGGCCACCGCCCGGACGGGCACCTTCAAACAGCCCGTCCTCGTGCCGCGCTCCGTCGACCACCGGGAGATCGCCACCAGCGACCGCAGCCTCAGCCCGGCCACCGTCTCGCAGCTGAAGGCCATGATGCGGCTGACCGCGACCAGCGGCACCGCCGCCCGGGCGATGTCCGGGCTCACCGGCGACATCGGCGCCAAGACGGGTTCGGCCGAGATCGACGGCCAGCCCAAGACCAACGCCTGGTTCACCGCCTACCGGAACGATGTGGCGGCCGCCGCCGTGGTCACCGGCGGTGGGCACGGCGGGGATGCCGCCGGGCCCGTCGTCCGCGCGGTGCTCAAGGCGGGCTGAGCCTTCCGTTCAGCCCTCAGCCCCTCAGCTCTTCAGCCGCTCCCGCAGTTCCTCGACATCCGCCAGGAACCACGTCTGCCGTCCCCGGTCGCACTCACGGACGAAGTCCCGCAGCGCCGAACTGTCCTCCGTATGACGGGAGATGTCGCCGAGGACCACCAGCCCCATGGCGTACTGCACGAACTTCTGGATGATGTCCCCGGCCACGCGCGTGCTCAGCCGGAAGAACGCCTCGTCGAACCGCTCGACCGGGATGACGACCCACTGGGCGCCCTGATATCCGGCGTTGCCGATGAGATCCAGCGCGTCGCGTTCACCGCCGATGGTCTCGCCCTCGGCGGCACACATCAGGACGGGGACGCCATGGATCGTCTGCAGGTCGCTCGTGAGGTCGCTCATGGCGGTCAGGCTAAGCGCCGCACGCGGGCGCGGTCGACGGCATTATGGGTCCCATCCGCCGGGCAGGTCCCGCTCCCCGGCTCCACCAGTTGTCCCGACGCTTCGTACAAGGGTTGGTCGAAGGGGTTGTCTATGGTCTGGCCCACACTCTAGCCTGGCGCGGCACCCGCGACACAGCAGCACCCGCCCGCGCAGAGGGGATTCCGGCGTGAAGCGCACGTCCCGCGATATACGCACCGCCAACCGCTACGGGGTGCTGCGCCATATCGTGGCCCGATCCACCGTCTCCCGGCAGGAAGTGGCCGCCGCCACCGAGCTGAGCCTGGCCACCGTGGCGAATCTCGTCGGTGAGCTGCTCGACCTCGGGATGCTGGTCGAGGTCGGCTACGAGGACTCCGACGGCGGCCGGCCGCGCGGACTGGTCGCGGTCAACTCCTCGGGCGGCGCGCTGATCGGCGTGGATGTGGCGGAGACGTATATCCATGTCGAGCTGTTCGACCTGGCACTGACCGTCCTGGCCCGCGCCGACGAGGAGTTGCGCCCGGCGGAGAACGACCCGGCCAGGGTGGTGGCGCATATCGCCGCCGCCGTGTCCTCGGTGGTCGAGCAGGCGGATGTGGCCGCGGACCGGGTGCTGGGCGTCGGCGTCAGCATGCCGGGCCAGGTGGACCGCGAGGGCGGGGTCTCGGTCTTCGCCCCCAACTGGGACTGGCATGACGTCCCGCTGCTGCGGCTGCTGGCCGAGCACATCCCCTACCCCCTCCACCTCGACAATCCGCTGCGCGCCTGCACGGTGGCCGAGCAGTGGTTCGGGGCGGCTCGCGGGCGGAACGACGCCGTGGTGGTCAACCTCGGTACGGGCGTGGGGGCCGGGCTGGCGCTCGGCGGCACCCTGCACCGCGGGGTCAGCAACAGCGCCGGGGAGTGGGGGCACACCACCCTCATCATGGACGGACGACAGTGCCACTGCGGCAACCAGGGCTGTGTGGAGACCTATGTCGGCGCCCCCGGCATCATGCGGAACCTGCGCGAGCTGAGCCCGGACAGCCCGCTGCTGCACCCGGACGACCAGACGGCCACCATCGAGGCGCTCGGCCGGGGCCTGGCGGAGGGCGATCCGGTGGCCATGAAGGTCGTGCGGGCCACCGCGCGCTACCTCGGCGCCGCCCTCGCCGATCTGGTCAATCTGCTCAACCCGGAAGTGATCGTGCTCAGCAGCTGGGTGGCGGCGGCCCTCGGTGAGCCGCTGCTCGCCGAGGTACGCGAGGCGGTGGCGGTGCGCGCGCTGCGCCGCCCGCTGGCGAACACCGAGATCGTGCTGTGCCCGATCCCGTCCAACCCCGTGAGTCTCGGCGCGGCGACCTTCGCCCTGGAAGGCTCGCTGGCGTCGGTGGGTCTGAAGAACCGCCGCACCACGCCGAGGAACCGCGGCACGGCCTGAGGAACGCTGTCCGAGGAACACCATGGGAGCGTTCCCATGGCGGCTTCCGCACCCCTTTCGTTCGACGCCTCGAACCGCCCGACATCGCCCTGCCGCAACGTCACCACCCTTACCGCACCCACTTCGTCTAACCCCTTGCCGAAGTCTTCGTCTATGGCTAACGTCCCGCTGCACCAAGGAACGTGACGGAACCTGGCGGCGACGGAGACGAGGACGTCATATGTCGAACATCAGCAGAGGCAGGGACTGGGACCGCCGCGGCGTGCTGCGCGCGATGGGTGGAGTGGCGGCCCTCGGCGGACTCGCCGCCTGCGGTTCGAACACCGGCCGCTCGGGCGGCGGCGGTAAGTCGATCAAGCAGATGTACCACGCCTATGGAGAGCAGGGCACCCAGCAGGCCGCGAAGAAGTTCGCCGACGCCTACGACAAGGCCAAGGTCACCATCGAATGGGTGCCGGGCGAATACGAGTCGAAACTGGCGACCACCCTGCTGGGATCCGGGGCTCCGGATGTCTTCGAGTACCACCCCGATCTCCAGCTGGTGCGCTCCCGGCAGATCGTTCCGCTCGACGACATCATCGCCGATGTCAAGGACGACTTCCTGCCGGAGGACATCGCGGCGAATTCCGTGGACGGGAAGGTCTACGGCATCCGCATGATCGACGATCCGCAGTTCTTCTTCTACCGCAAGTCCCTCTTCGAGAAGGCCGGGGTCAAGCCTCCGGCCACCTTCGACGAGCTGATCGACGCCGCGCACAAACTCACCAGCGGCAAGGTCAAGGGGCTCTACATCGGCCAGAACCTCAAGACCATCAGCAAGCCGCTGGTGTGGTCCACCGGCCCGCACTATCTGGACGCGGACCACAGAATCGCCTACCACACCGACAATCTCGTGGAGACCCTCACCAAGGCGCGGGAGCTCTACAAGAGCAAGTCACTGCTGCTGGGCGCCCCGACCGAGGTCTGGGACCCGGCCAGTTTCCTCCAGGGCCTGTGTGCCATCCAATGGTGTGGCATCTGGGCGATACCGGCGATCCAGAAGGCGTTCGGCGACGACTTCGGGATCTTCCCCTTCCCCAAGTCCGGCGCCGCGGGACGCCAGGTGGTCTACAACGGCGGCTGGTCCACCTATGTGTCCGCCAAGGCCAAGGACGTCGACGCGGCCAAGGCATTCGTCAAATGGCTGTGGATCGGCCAGAAGAAGTACCAGCAGGAGTGGGCGCTCGACTACGGGTTCCACATCCCCGCGCGCAAGAGCATCGCCGCAGGGGCGGACAAGCTCAAGAGCGGGGTGGCGGCCGAGGCGGTCGAGCTGTTCAACACCCACGGGGTCTTCGACGACCCGTACTGGACCGAGGGGATGTTCAACATCCTGCTCGACGCGGTGGTCAATTCGGTGCGCGACAGCAAGGATCCCGAAGCCGAACTCGACAGCGCCGACAAGAAGATCGAGCGCGCGCTGAAGAAGCTCGGATAGGCCGGCGACCGGAACCGTCATGGCGACCACCACACCCACCCACAGCGCCGCCAAGGGCCGAACGGCCCGAGGAGCGGCCCCCGCCCGACGACGGCCGCGGGGTTTCGGCGGCTCCCGCGGCCGCACCCTCAACTTCTGGCTGTTCACCGGCCCGTTCCTGATCGGGCTGATCGTCTTCGTCTACGTGCCGATCGGCTGGAGCCTCTGGCTGAGCCTGCACAACGCCCAGGGCACCGTCGCCCCCACCGAGTTCGTCGGCCTCGACAACTACGCCGATATGCTCGGCGACGGCGATTTCGTGGACAGTCTCGTCAACTTCACGATCTTCGCCGCGATCATCGTGCCGATCACCTACGCCCTCTCCCTCACCCTCGCGCTGCTGGTCCACCGCATCCGCTTCATGAAGGCGTTCTTCCGGTCGGTCTTCTTCCTCCCCACCGCGTGCAGCTTCGTCGTGGCCTCGCTGGTGTGGAAGATGTCGCTGTTCAACGGGTTGCGCTACGGGATGATGAACACCGTGCTGGGCTGGTTCGGCATCGACTCCGTCGCCTGGCTGGCCTCCCCGCACCCGCCCTGGTACTGGCTGGTGATCTGCTCCGCCCGGCTGTGGCTGCAGTGCGGCTTCTACATGATCCTCTTCCTGGCGGCGCTGCAGAACATCCCGCGTGAGCTGTACGAGGCGGCCGCCGTGGACGGCGCGAAACCCGGCTGGCAGACGTTCCGCCACATCACCCTGCCGCAGCTGCGCGCCACCTCGGTCGCGGTCGTCCTGCTGCTGCTCATCGCGGCGTACCAGGCGTTCGACGAGTTCTACAACATCCTCGACGAGGGCCGGGCCACCTGGGGCCGGCCGCCCCTGGTCGACCTCTATCTCCAGGCGCTCGGCGCCAACCAGGACTACGGCCACGCCAGCGCGGGCGCCCTGATCCTCGCCCTGCTGATCGCGCTGGTGACCCTGGCCCAGGGCAGGTTCCTCGGCTTCGGAAGGGGTGCTGAGAAGTGACCGCCACGACGCCCGGGCCCACGGGGGCCCGCAAGCGCTCCGCGCGCTCGGTCATGGGCAACACCGGGCTGTACCTCGCCCTCGGCGTGGCGACGGTGCTGTTCCTGGTGCCCTTCTATCTGATCGTCCGCAACGCCCTGTCCACCGACGCGGACATCACCGGTGAGAGCTGGCGGTTCTTCCCCGCCGACCTCCAGTGGGGGAACGTCAGGGAGCTGTTCGACGACCCCTCGGTGCCGTTCGCGCAGGCCCTGTGGAACTCCACGGTGGTGGCCGTGCTGCACACCCTGGGCACCCTGCTGGTCTGCTCCCTGGCCGGATACGGCCTGGCCCGCATCCCGTACCGGCACGCGAACAAGGTGCTGTACGCGGTGCTGTTCACCCTGATGGTCCCGGCGGCCGTGACCTTCGTGCCGAGCTATGTGCTGGTGTCCTCGCTCGGCTGGGTCTCCTCGCTGCGCGGTCTGATCATCCCGGGGCTGTTCAGCGGGTTCACCGCGTTCCTCTTCCGCCAGTACTTCCTCGGCTTCCCCAAGGAGCTGGAGGAGGCGGCCCGGGTGGACGGGCTCGGCTACTGGGGGGCGTACTGGCGCATCGTGGTGCCGAACTCGCTCAACTTCTTCGCCGCGATCTCGGTCATCACCTTCATCAGCGGCTGGAACGCCTTCCTGTGGCCGCTGGTCATCGGCCAGGATCAGAGTTCATGGACCGTGCAGGTCGCGCTGTCCTCCTATATGACCGCCCAGACCATCAACATCCACCTGATCTTCATGGCAACGGCCGTATCGATCCTGCCACTTGTCCTGGTCTTCGTGTTCCTGCAGCGCTGGCTGGTGCAGGGGGTCGCACAGACCGGTATCAAGGGCTGACCGAGGAGAGTCGATGAGCTCCACGCAGCACACGCCACTGCCCTACTACGAGGACGTCTCCCCCGGCGCGGGAGCGCTGCCGCCCCGCCCCTGGACCCCGTCCTCCGACGCCGCGCGGCTGAGCCTGAACGGAACGTGGTCGTTCCGGCTGTCGCCGACCGCCACCGCCGAGGACGACTCCTTCGCCCGCCCCGGCTTCGACGCCCGCGGCTGGGACGAACTCCCGGTGCCCGGCCACTGGGTGCTGCACGGCCACGGGGCACCGATCTACACCAATGTGCGCTACCCCTTCCCGGTGGATCCGCCGCGGGTGCCCGACGAGAACCCGACCGGCGACCATCTGCGCGTCTTCGACCTGCCCGGCGACTGGCCGGCCGGCGGGGACGCGGCCCTGCGCTTCGAGGGCGTCGAGTCCTGCGCCCGGGTCTGGCTCAACGGCGAGGAGCTGGGCACCTTCAAGGGCAGCCGGCTGCCGCACGAGTTCGCGGTCGGGGGGCTGCTCCAGCCGTCGGGCAACGTGCTGGCCGTACGCGTCCACCAGTGGTCCTCCGGAACCTATCTCGAGGACCAGGACCAGTGGTGGCTGCCCGGGATCTTCCGTGAGGTGACGCTCGAGCACCGCCCCGAGGGCGCGCTCGACGACTACTTCGTCCACGCCTCGTACGACCACACCAGCGGCGAGGGCACGCTGCGGATCGACTCCGACCCCGGCGGCCGGGTCACCGTGCCCGAGCTGGGTCTCGACCTGGCCACCGGGGAGAGCGCCACCGTCCCCGTCGAGCCGTGGACGGCGGAGACGCCCCGGCTGTACGAGGCGCGGCTGACCACCGTGGGCGAGAGCGTCTCGCTGCGGGTGGGCTTCCGTACCGTGGTGGTCGAGGACGGGCTGCTCAAGGTCAACGGCCGGCGGGTGCTCTTCCGCGGCGTCAACCGCCATGAGTTCCACCCGGAGTACGGCCGGGCGGTGGACCTCGCGACCATGCGCCGCGATCTGGTGCTGATGAAGCAGCACAACATCAACGCCGTGCGCACCAGCCACTATCCGCCGCATCCGGCCTTCCTCGGGCTCTGCGACGAGCTGGGGCTGTGGGTCATCGACGAATGCGATCTGGAGACCCATGGCTTCGTCGACCTGGACTGGCGGAACAACCCGGTGGACGACGACCGCTGGACCCCGGCGCTGCTCGACCGCGCCGAGCGGATGGTCGAGCGCGACAAGAACCACCCGTCGGTGGTGATGTGGTCGCTGGGCAACGAGTGCGGCACCGGGCGCGGGCTGTCCGCCATGGCCGACTGGATCCGGGAGCGCGACCCGTCCCGGGTGATCCACTACGAGGGCGATCTGTCCTGCGCCGACACCGACGTCTACTCGCGGATGTACGCGCCGCACGAGGAGGTCGACCAGATCGGCCGGCGCGCCGAGCCGCCGTGGGGCGATCCGGAGCTGGACGCGAAGCGCCGGGCGCTGCCGTTCATCGAGTGCGAGTACGCGCACGCCATGGGCAACGGACCCGGCGGGCTGAGCGAGTACCAGCGGCTGTTCCAGGAGCATGAGCGCTGCCAGGGCGGTTTCGTCTGGGAGTGGATCGACCACGGCTTCACCCGGCGCGCCCCCGACGGCCGCTTCTACCACGTGTACGGCGGCGACTTCGGCGAGGAGCTGCACGACGGGAACTTCGTGTGCGACGGGCTGGTCTTCCCCGACCGCACCCCCTCCCCCGGCCTGATCGAGTACAAGAAGGTCATCGAGCCGGTGCGGATCGAGGGCGACGGGGCCGACGGCACGGTCCGGATCACCAACGGCCATGACTTCGCGGACCTGTCCCATCTCGTCTTCTCCTGGACCTATGAGGCCGAGGGCGAGGCGATCGGCTCGGGTGAGCTGGCGGTGGAGCCGCTGCCCCCGGGCGAGTCGGCCGTTCTGAAGCTCCCGGCGCCGCCCGACGCCGAGGCGGGGGCGGAGGCGTGGTGGACGGTCGAGGCGCGGCTGGCGGCCGCGACGGCGTGGGCCGGGGCGGGCCATCCGGTGGCCTGGGCCCAGCTCCCCGCCACCGCACCCGGCACCGGCCGGGCGCGCGCCCTGGCCTCCGGGGCGGCGCCGCGCCGCGACGGCGGCCGGATCGTGCTCGGCCCCGGCGTCTTCGACGCGGCCACCGGCGCCCTGACGTCCCTGGACGGGCTCCCGGTCACCGAACCGCCCCGGCTGGACATCTGGCGCGCGCCCACCGACAACGACAACGGCGCGTCCTGGCAGCCGGACGAGCGCTGGGGCCTGATCTGGCGCCGGTTCGGACTGCACCGGATGCGGCACCGGACCGACGCGGTGGAGACGACGCCGGACGGTGCGCTGACCGTCCGTACCCGCGTCGCGCCCGCCGCCGTGGACATCGGCCTGGAGACGGTCTACCGCTGGACCGCCGACGGGGACGGACGGCTGAGCCTGGCGGTCTCCGTCACCCCGCTCGGCGAGTGGACCTTCCCGCTGCCGCGCCTGGGCCTGCGGTTCGGGGTCCCGGCCGCGCTGGGCGACGCCGAGTGGTTCGGCGGCGGCCCCGGCGAGGCGTACCCGGACACCCGGGCCGCCGCGCGCGTGGGGCGGTGGGCGCTGTCGGTGGACGAACTCCAGACGCCGTACGTCCGTCCGCAGGAGAACGGCGCCCGGATCGACGTCCGCTGGGCGCGGCTGACCGCGCCCGACGGATCGGGGGTGCGCATCGAGGGCGAGCCGACCTTCTGGTTCACCGCGCGCCGCTGGACCACCGAGCAACTCGACGCGGCCGAGCACACACCGGATCTCGAACCGTCGAACGAGACGGTGTGGGTGAACCTCGACCACGGCCAGCAGGGCATCGGCAGCCAGTCCTGCGGCCCGGGGGTGCTGGACGAGCACCGCCTGGACGCGGCACCGGCCGAATTCTCGTTCACCTTCTCGCGGTTGAGCTGACGGTCGTACGGTCCGGGGCCGGTCCTGGCGACCGGCCCCGGACCGGCGCGGCCACTCGACCTGCACAGCAGGCCCCGGACCGGCGCGGCTACTCCACCCGCACCGCGCCCGCCGGTCCGAGCCGCGCCCGCCGCACCTCGCCGTCCCACCAGCTGACCGTCACCAGATGGGTCCCGCCGTCCGCCGGGCCCGCGGCGGCGACGCGGACAAGGTCGGTCAGCGGGGGCGCGGCGGGGTCGGCCGTGAGCCGGGCGAGGCAAAGGAAGAGGTCGCCCCCG encodes the following:
- a CDS encoding lactate utilization protein B; this translates as MPAFPQAADASTRNTQLRANLRHATHTIRAKRAAAVAELDDWSRLRAAGAAIKDRTLRHLDQYLEQLESAVTAAGGQVHWAADADEANRIVTELVRATGEREVVKVKSMATQEIGLNGALATAGITAYETDLAELIVQLGDDLPSHILVPAIHRNRGEIRDIFTEKMSQWGRPAPEGLTDAPADLAEAARLHLREKFLNAKVGISGANFMVAETGTLVVVESEGNGRMCLTLPETLISVVGIEKVVPTFQDLEVFLQLLPRSSTAERMNPYTSTWTGTTDADGPRAFHLVLLDNGRTDTLADTVGRQALRCIRCSACLNVCPVYERAGGHAYGSAYPGPIGAILTPQLRGTQSELDASLPYASSLCGACYEVCPVAIDIPEILVHLRERVVEGGPASVRGTRTVIKPAKGHAAERAAMRAARWALDHPRLLRTGQRLASRTRRFHPRRLPGPGRAWSDTRELPKVPEESFRDWWQRTRGGSGTGSGTEGRKKTT
- a CDS encoding LutC/YkgG family protein translates to MDSRALVMARIRRALTDVPRTETPGEVPVERTYHRVHGDRTAARTVDLLAENLADYRALVHRADAPSSLPALIARLLADRGATSVAVPPGLPGSWLSDVPDTVRRVPDTAELTPHDLDAVSSVVTGCAVAIAETGTVVLDAAPDQGRRRITLVPDHHICVIRVTDQVVDSVPEALERLDPVRPLTWISGPSATSDIELDRVEGVHGPRTLEVILAGPESAGQS
- a CDS encoding penicillin-binding transpeptidase domain-containing protein, whose translation is MRAVGKVVLGALSVGLLGVAGYGGYNLYTGVTGGDTTAAHDGPVTGDEARRTAREFLDAWADGNDMLAAGLTNDAESAIGALSGYRDDGHVKRVTATPGTARGTTVPFTIKAQVVFGKARSSWTYTSRLTVVRGRTTKKPLVDWRPSVLHPELGANESVRTDLADNPPVRVLDRDGEELRQGRYPSLDPVLIALRARYGADAGGTARVEVSAVKPDGTAGATLHVVTKGTPGTLRTTLDAGTQQRAEKAVATRDGASVVALKPSTGEILAVANSDQAEFNAALQGQTAPGSTFKIVTAATLLEAGRVSPSRPVPCPKTAAYAQGMMFHNVEDSENPAATFAQDFAASCNTAFVSLAGAVPDGALAQEARTVFGLGLNWRVGVTTFDGEVPNGSGDDKAAAMIGQGTVQMNPLTIASVAATARTGTFKQPVLVPRSVDHREIATSDRSLSPATVSQLKAMMRLTATSGTAARAMSGLTGDIGAKTGSAEIDGQPKTNAWFTAYRNDVAAAAVVTGGGHGGDAAGPVVRAVLKAG
- a CDS encoding DUF4180 domain-containing protein; translation: MSDLTSDLQTIHGVPVLMCAAEGETIGGERDALDLIGNAGYQGAQWVVIPVERFDEAFFRLSTRVAGDIIQKFVQYAMGLVVLGDISRHTEDSSALRDFVRECDRGRQTWFLADVEELRERLKS
- a CDS encoding ROK family protein, which produces MKRTSRDIRTANRYGVLRHIVARSTVSRQEVAAATELSLATVANLVGELLDLGMLVEVGYEDSDGGRPRGLVAVNSSGGALIGVDVAETYIHVELFDLALTVLARADEELRPAENDPARVVAHIAAAVSSVVEQADVAADRVLGVGVSMPGQVDREGGVSVFAPNWDWHDVPLLRLLAEHIPYPLHLDNPLRACTVAEQWFGAARGRNDAVVVNLGTGVGAGLALGGTLHRGVSNSAGEWGHTTLIMDGRQCHCGNQGCVETYVGAPGIMRNLRELSPDSPLLHPDDQTATIEALGRGLAEGDPVAMKVVRATARYLGAALADLVNLLNPEVIVLSSWVAAALGEPLLAEVREAVAVRALRRPLANTEIVLCPIPSNPVSLGAATFALEGSLASVGLKNRRTTPRNRGTA
- a CDS encoding ABC transporter substrate-binding protein, which produces MSNISRGRDWDRRGVLRAMGGVAALGGLAACGSNTGRSGGGGKSIKQMYHAYGEQGTQQAAKKFADAYDKAKVTIEWVPGEYESKLATTLLGSGAPDVFEYHPDLQLVRSRQIVPLDDIIADVKDDFLPEDIAANSVDGKVYGIRMIDDPQFFFYRKSLFEKAGVKPPATFDELIDAAHKLTSGKVKGLYIGQNLKTISKPLVWSTGPHYLDADHRIAYHTDNLVETLTKARELYKSKSLLLGAPTEVWDPASFLQGLCAIQWCGIWAIPAIQKAFGDDFGIFPFPKSGAAGRQVVYNGGWSTYVSAKAKDVDAAKAFVKWLWIGQKKYQQEWALDYGFHIPARKSIAAGADKLKSGVAAEAVELFNTHGVFDDPYWTEGMFNILLDAVVNSVRDSKDPEAELDSADKKIERALKKLG
- a CDS encoding carbohydrate ABC transporter permease: MATTTPTHSAAKGRTARGAAPARRRPRGFGGSRGRTLNFWLFTGPFLIGLIVFVYVPIGWSLWLSLHNAQGTVAPTEFVGLDNYADMLGDGDFVDSLVNFTIFAAIIVPITYALSLTLALLVHRIRFMKAFFRSVFFLPTACSFVVASLVWKMSLFNGLRYGMMNTVLGWFGIDSVAWLASPHPPWYWLVICSARLWLQCGFYMILFLAALQNIPRELYEAAAVDGAKPGWQTFRHITLPQLRATSVAVVLLLLIAAYQAFDEFYNILDEGRATWGRPPLVDLYLQALGANQDYGHASAGALILALLIALVTLAQGRFLGFGRGAEK
- a CDS encoding carbohydrate ABC transporter permease; translated protein: MGNTGLYLALGVATVLFLVPFYLIVRNALSTDADITGESWRFFPADLQWGNVRELFDDPSVPFAQALWNSTVVAVLHTLGTLLVCSLAGYGLARIPYRHANKVLYAVLFTLMVPAAVTFVPSYVLVSSLGWVSSLRGLIIPGLFSGFTAFLFRQYFLGFPKELEEAARVDGLGYWGAYWRIVVPNSLNFFAAISVITFISGWNAFLWPLVIGQDQSSWTVQVALSSYMTAQTINIHLIFMATAVSILPLVLVFVFLQRWLVQGVAQTGIKG